A single window of Vibrio sp. SCSIO 43137 DNA harbors:
- the coaD gene encoding pantetheine-phosphate adenylyltransferase, translating into MTNKHTSRVIYPGTFDPITNGHLDLILRSAKMFDHVTIGVAASPSKKTMFTLDERVSLIEEVIKPYDNISVIGFSGLLVDFAKQENANLLIRGLRTTVDFEYEFGLTNMYRKLLPSLESVFLTPSEEYAFLSSTIVREVAIHGGEINQFVPANVASALKKKAGQTD; encoded by the coding sequence ATGACAAATAAACATACTTCCAGAGTCATATACCCGGGAACATTTGATCCTATTACCAACGGGCATCTAGATTTAATTCTCAGATCAGCAAAGATGTTTGATCATGTCACAATAGGCGTGGCCGCGAGCCCCAGTAAAAAAACCATGTTTACTCTGGATGAACGCGTTTCTCTTATCGAAGAAGTCATCAAACCTTACGACAATATTTCTGTTATCGGCTTTTCCGGATTACTCGTTGATTTTGCCAAACAGGAAAATGCCAATTTGCTGATACGTGGTCTCAGGACAACCGTCGACTTTGAGTATGAATTTGGCTTAACCAACATGTACAGAAAGCTACTTCCAAGCTTGGAAAGCGTATTTTTAACACCTTCTGAGGAATACGCCTTCCTGTCATCTACTATTGTCAGGGAAGTTGCCATTCATGGCGGTGAGATCAATCAGTTTGTTCCTGCAAACGTAGCATCAGCATTAAAGAAAAAAGCAGGTCAAACAGATTAA
- a CDS encoding diacylglycerol kinase, whose translation MPSENSGKPGNTGITRIIKATGYSIQGLKAAWKHEAAIRQELVLLLIALPVIVLVDVSLLSKLVMLSGLVLLLVVELINSAIEAIVDRVGTEHHELSGRAKDIGSAAVMVTLLLNGVNWFVILSDRYLF comes from the coding sequence ATGCCATCAGAAAATAGTGGAAAACCGGGAAACACAGGAATTACACGGATTATAAAAGCCACAGGCTATTCTATCCAGGGGCTAAAGGCTGCCTGGAAACATGAAGCAGCTATTCGTCAGGAGTTGGTATTATTACTTATCGCCTTGCCGGTAATTGTTTTGGTTGATGTCTCTCTGCTAAGTAAACTGGTGATGCTTAGTGGTTTAGTGTTGCTGCTGGTAGTCGAGCTGATCAATTCAGCCATCGAAGCTATTGTTGACCGGGTCGGAACGGAACATCATGAGCTAAGTGGCAGAGCGAAAGATATTGGTTCTGCGGCGGTGATGGTGACGCTACTGTTAAATGGGGTTAACTGGTTTGTCATTTTGTCTGATAGATATCTGTTTTAA
- a CDS encoding 3-deoxy-D-manno-octulosonic acid kinase, whose protein sequence is MKELKGSEQRIWYDETLLNEQPEKSFDIGYWQHKGLVLGSAQGRGTTWFVQLDKLQAALRHYRRGGLFGKIVKDHYWFSGWKNSRSYQEYLLLQKLIEAGVSVPRPVAARTIKKNLCYQADLLSEKIENAQDLVSVLQQQVVSEQLYHAIGTEVRKMHDVQVNHTDLNIHNILIDNNQKVWLIDFDKCSFQQGNFWKQSNLNRLKRSFNKEKSKRNIFWQESDFEALLDGYRL, encoded by the coding sequence ATGAAAGAATTAAAAGGTTCTGAGCAACGTATTTGGTACGATGAGACCTTGCTAAATGAGCAGCCAGAAAAGAGTTTTGATATCGGTTATTGGCAGCATAAAGGTCTTGTGCTCGGCTCAGCACAGGGACGGGGAACAACATGGTTTGTTCAACTGGACAAATTGCAAGCCGCTCTTCGTCACTACCGACGGGGAGGCCTGTTTGGCAAAATTGTCAAAGACCACTATTGGTTTTCCGGCTGGAAGAATAGCCGCAGCTATCAGGAGTATCTGCTTCTGCAAAAGCTTATTGAAGCTGGAGTGAGCGTTCCAAGGCCGGTTGCAGCCCGTACTATCAAAAAGAATCTCTGTTATCAGGCAGATTTGTTAAGTGAGAAAATAGAAAACGCGCAGGATCTGGTTTCTGTTCTGCAGCAACAAGTCGTTTCAGAGCAGCTTTATCATGCAATCGGAACTGAAGTTAGAAAAATGCATGATGTGCAGGTAAATCACACTGACTTGAATATCCATAACATCCTGATTGATAACAATCAGAAGGTTTGGTTGATAGATTTCGATAAATGCTCTTTCCAACAGGGAAATTTTTGGAAGCAGTCGAACCTTAACCGATTAAAACGGTCTTTCAATAAAGAAAAATCTAAGCGGAATATATTCTGGCAAGAGAGTGATTTTGAAGCGCTTCTTGACGGTTACCGTTTGTAA
- a CDS encoding glycosyltransferase family 9 protein, translated as MPLFSTAPKSVCFLRLSAIGDVCHAVAAVQALQKHWPETKVTWIIGKVEAQLLDGLEGVELVVFDKKAGWQGIKSVWKALKGRKFDALIHMQLALRASIVTLGIKARYKIGFNRKRAKEGQWLFTNRKIPDTQSEHVLDSFFSFIEYLGVPRTKPSWKLPISSADLALAQSVISNKPTLIISPAASKDERNWLTELYAEFSDWAQEQGYQVVLCGSPAQREVKLAEDIQAIMKHSVINMVGKTSLKQLTALIGAADIILAPDSGPAHIATTQGTPVIGLYGHSNPKRTGPYNSQRYVVSVYEQFAELQYNKPVNELSWSSRVKGSEVMSAISLESVQSKFNSIADIKDSHARNL; from the coding sequence ATGCCACTATTTTCAACAGCCCCTAAATCAGTTTGCTTTCTACGCCTTTCTGCTATCGGCGATGTTTGCCATGCTGTTGCTGCCGTTCAGGCTCTACAGAAGCACTGGCCGGAAACCAAAGTGACCTGGATTATAGGAAAAGTTGAGGCCCAACTACTAGACGGCTTAGAAGGTGTGGAACTGGTTGTATTTGACAAGAAAGCTGGCTGGCAAGGTATTAAGTCAGTCTGGAAAGCACTAAAAGGTAGAAAGTTTGATGCGCTGATTCATATGCAGTTAGCACTAAGAGCCAGTATCGTCACTTTAGGTATAAAAGCCCGATATAAGATAGGCTTTAACCGCAAAAGGGCCAAAGAAGGTCAATGGTTGTTTACCAACCGGAAAATACCAGATACACAGTCTGAACATGTTTTGGATAGCTTTTTCTCGTTTATCGAGTATCTGGGTGTTCCAAGAACAAAGCCTAGCTGGAAGCTTCCGATTTCTTCTGCTGATCTTGCGTTGGCGCAGTCAGTTATCAGTAATAAGCCGACTCTTATTATTAGCCCAGCCGCCAGTAAAGATGAGCGCAACTGGCTGACAGAACTCTATGCTGAATTTTCTGACTGGGCTCAGGAGCAAGGTTATCAGGTGGTATTGTGCGGTTCACCAGCCCAAAGAGAAGTTAAACTTGCAGAAGATATTCAGGCAATAATGAAACACTCTGTAATCAATATGGTTGGCAAAACCAGCCTGAAACAGCTGACAGCCTTAATAGGCGCTGCCGACATTATTTTGGCTCCTGACTCAGGCCCTGCACATATAGCAACCACTCAAGGTACGCCGGTTATTGGCCTATATGGTCACAGCAACCCGAAACGCACCGGTCCTTATAATAGTCAACGTTATGTTGTTAGTGTCTACGAACAATTTGCAGAACTGCAGTATAACAAACCAGTAAATGAGCTTTCATGGAGTTCCCGGGTAAAGGGCTCTGAGGTAATGAGTGCAATATCTCTTGAAAGCGTTCAATCCAAGTTCAACTCCATCGCAGATATCAAGGATTCCCATGCAAGAAACCTCTAA
- a CDS encoding glycosyltransferase, which yields MDRHRIAFPLHPSVNVFHLTSLSIVNVTPLNSDTSLFQQHVKKKQTKKKKQKLREKFKFIESINEWKKYLLKLLSFPTKYFLMQKFLRNNNVDVVVCGNIYYFLEHYFFYSKQNIHITVHNSPKEVFVNRTVKRLLPLSYYFKDKKCLTVSNSALDEMKGLLPYISEKSHTIYNPFDFKEIRNRAQQGIPEHIGSTPYILSVSSLAPGKRVDRTLQAFSQLEDKSVHLVILGIGPAKEQLVQLATELNIIDRVQFVGFITNPMPYMANAEMLVLASDSEGLPTVLIESLICGTPVISTNCKTGPSEILTGDLKEFLVEIEGRSEEQIYQDISNKMEYILNNNVEIPDEAIEKFHKDTIVKQWESLAD from the coding sequence ATGGATCGACATAGGATTGCATTTCCATTACATCCATCGGTAAATGTTTTTCATCTAACTTCACTCTCAATTGTAAATGTTACACCTCTTAACTCGGATACATCGCTCTTTCAACAACACGTAAAAAAGAAGCAAACAAAAAAGAAAAAACAGAAACTGAGGGAAAAGTTTAAGTTCATAGAAAGCATCAATGAGTGGAAGAAATACCTACTTAAACTACTTAGCTTTCCTACAAAGTACTTTTTGATGCAAAAATTTTTGCGCAACAATAACGTAGATGTCGTCGTATGCGGAAACATTTACTATTTTCTTGAACACTACTTTTTCTATTCTAAGCAAAATATTCATATCACTGTTCATAATTCACCAAAAGAAGTCTTTGTCAATCGAACCGTCAAGCGTTTGTTGCCTCTTTCATATTACTTTAAAGATAAGAAATGCCTTACAGTATCAAACTCAGCGCTAGACGAGATGAAAGGATTGCTACCTTATATATCTGAAAAATCCCATACCATCTATAACCCATTTGACTTTAAAGAGATTAGAAATAGAGCTCAACAAGGGATTCCTGAACACATTGGTAGTACACCATATATCCTATCAGTTTCTTCTCTAGCTCCGGGCAAGAGAGTTGACCGAACCCTCCAGGCTTTTTCGCAGCTAGAAGATAAATCCGTTCACTTAGTTATTCTGGGTATTGGCCCTGCCAAAGAGCAATTAGTACAACTCGCTACAGAGTTAAATATTATCGACAGAGTTCAATTTGTAGGCTTTATCACAAACCCCATGCCTTATATGGCGAATGCTGAAATGCTGGTGCTTGCATCAGACTCAGAAGGACTACCTACAGTATTAATCGAATCACTTATTTGCGGTACTCCGGTTATCAGTACCAATTGCAAAACCGGACCAAGTGAAATACTAACTGGTGATCTAAAAGAGTTTTTAGTTGAGATTGAAGGTCGATCGGAAGAGCAAATTTATCAGGATATCAGCAATAAAATGGAATACATTTTAAACAACAACGTTGAGATTCCAGATGAAGCCATAGAAAAGTTCCATAAGGATACTATCGTAAAACAGTGGGAAAGCTTAGCGGATTAA
- a CDS encoding glycosyltransferase family 2 protein yields MQETSNSKKTLAVALIVKNEADNLASCLESVSGWVDEIVILDSGSTDNTESVARKYTDKFYVNSDWPGFGQQRRIAQQYVDSDYVLWLDADERITPELKQSIQSAVNQNEANTVYKINRLSWVFGRYIKHCGWYPDRVVRLYPTKLTQYNDALVHEKVEVNDSMKVENLNGDAIHYTYNDLHHYLMKSAGYAKAWADQRESRGKKSSISTGLIHALSCFVKMYIVKAGFLDGKQGLLLSILSAHSTFIKYADLWIRTDTEKPRD; encoded by the coding sequence ATGCAAGAAACCTCTAACTCAAAGAAAACTCTCGCGGTTGCGCTTATCGTTAAAAACGAAGCTGATAACCTCGCATCTTGCCTTGAAAGCGTGTCTGGTTGGGTTGATGAAATCGTCATTCTTGATTCAGGTAGCACAGACAATACCGAAAGTGTTGCTAGAAAATACACAGACAAATTTTATGTAAACTCAGATTGGCCCGGCTTTGGCCAACAAAGAAGAATTGCGCAGCAGTACGTTGATTCTGATTATGTTCTCTGGCTTGACGCAGATGAACGCATTACCCCTGAGCTGAAACAGAGCATTCAAAGCGCAGTTAACCAAAATGAAGCAAATACGGTATACAAAATAAACCGACTCAGTTGGGTGTTTGGTCGCTACATCAAACATTGTGGCTGGTACCCGGATCGAGTAGTGCGCTTATACCCAACAAAACTTACCCAGTACAATGACGCCCTTGTACATGAAAAGGTTGAAGTTAATGATTCGATGAAAGTTGAAAACCTAAACGGCGATGCGATTCATTATACCTATAATGATCTTCACCACTATCTGATGAAATCTGCCGGGTATGCAAAGGCATGGGCTGATCAACGGGAAAGCAGAGGTAAAAAAAGCAGCATTTCAACCGGGCTTATTCATGCTCTGAGCTGCTTTGTCAAGATGTATATAGTCAAAGCCGGATTCCTGGATGGAAAGCAGGGCCTTCTGCTTTCCATCCTTTCTGCACATTCAACATTTATTAAATATGCAGATCTTTGGATCAGGACAGATACTGAGAAGCCCAGGGATTAA
- a CDS encoding DUF3413 domain-containing protein has product MNTLSFKQKLHAHGWLILINALIAIAVSSRYFAFLPEFPSEIKAIAFIVAGTFSQMVLLAAVVGLITIPFLLLPTRARRIAQSVIASLGIALLFIDTIVFAQYRFHINFVVVNMIMSGQIVSFPLITWLMVIAGVAVLLGGQWLIVRWLEKEPTITQLKLGRKFAFLTFIALLVTNGIHIWASAHAYQPVTVVKRYLPLFQPATSNKLMRKYGWIDEEALQRQQAMKVNRKSDLNYPLAPLKVEPVEKPLNIMWLVVDSWRADTFSEEITPNAWQVVQQQNGVVFNNHMSTGNATRTGIFGLFYAIPGTYWHAFLANQKSPVFIDRLQELDYDLGIFTAAQLRSPEFDKTVFANVPDLRADGSSNARPSGLDINLTNDWLNWYDKRDRSKPAFSFLFYDAPHGYDFPDDYPAKYTPYLKEVNYLELDNETDPTLFFNRYKNSANFVDSQMKRVLDKLKQSGDLENTVVIITGDHAQELNDNKLNFWGHNSNYTNAQIKVPFAIFGPGIDTESMRWSTDTITSHQDIVPTFMKNYLGVSSPINDYSVGEDLLSEPVNRDWIISSNYGGYAVVTDRSILEVKMSGTYQLVDKTNRELKGEEINYKHLNGALEQVSRFNK; this is encoded by the coding sequence TTGAACACCCTCTCTTTTAAACAGAAGTTGCATGCTCATGGATGGCTTATCCTGATTAATGCCCTGATTGCTATTGCAGTTTCCAGCCGCTACTTCGCATTTTTGCCAGAATTTCCTTCAGAGATTAAAGCGATTGCCTTTATTGTTGCCGGCACATTTAGCCAAATGGTTCTGCTTGCGGCGGTTGTTGGCCTTATTACTATCCCATTTCTTCTGTTACCGACCAGAGCGCGCCGTATTGCTCAGAGTGTTATTGCCTCTTTAGGTATTGCTCTTTTGTTTATTGATACTATCGTTTTTGCCCAGTATCGCTTCCATATCAACTTTGTTGTGGTCAATATGATCATGTCCGGTCAGATTGTCAGTTTCCCGTTGATAACCTGGCTGATGGTGATTGCCGGAGTTGCCGTACTATTAGGTGGTCAGTGGCTAATTGTACGCTGGCTGGAAAAAGAGCCGACTATTACTCAGCTTAAGTTAGGACGTAAGTTTGCTTTCCTGACCTTTATTGCTCTGCTGGTGACCAATGGAATACATATTTGGGCATCTGCTCATGCCTATCAGCCGGTTACCGTTGTTAAGCGTTACCTTCCACTGTTTCAGCCGGCAACATCAAACAAGTTAATGCGCAAGTATGGCTGGATCGATGAAGAAGCACTTCAGCGCCAGCAGGCAATGAAGGTGAACAGAAAAAGTGATCTGAATTATCCACTTGCTCCTTTAAAAGTCGAGCCTGTTGAAAAACCGCTAAATATTATGTGGCTGGTGGTCGATTCATGGCGTGCAGATACCTTTAGTGAGGAAATTACACCCAATGCATGGCAGGTTGTTCAGCAACAGAATGGTGTTGTGTTCAATAATCATATGTCCACCGGTAATGCGACCCGTACCGGCATCTTCGGCCTGTTTTATGCGATACCGGGAACTTACTGGCATGCATTCTTAGCTAACCAGAAGTCACCAGTGTTTATCGACAGGCTTCAGGAATTAGACTATGACCTGGGTATATTTACTGCGGCTCAGTTACGTTCTCCTGAGTTTGATAAAACAGTATTTGCCAACGTTCCAGATTTAAGGGCGGATGGTTCAAGTAATGCCCGCCCTTCCGGACTGGATATTAACCTGACCAATGACTGGTTAAACTGGTATGACAAACGTGATCGCTCTAAGCCGGCATTTTCATTTTTGTTCTACGATGCTCCTCATGGTTATGATTTCCCGGATGACTATCCGGCCAAATATACACCTTACCTGAAAGAGGTAAATTATCTGGAACTGGATAATGAGACAGATCCAACGTTATTCTTTAACCGTTATAAGAACAGTGCCAACTTTGTGGATAGCCAGATGAAGAGGGTGCTGGATAAGCTGAAACAATCTGGAGATCTGGAGAATACGGTCGTGATTATTACCGGCGATCATGCTCAGGAACTGAATGACAATAAGCTTAACTTCTGGGGACATAACAGTAATTACACCAATGCCCAAATTAAGGTTCCTTTCGCTATCTTTGGCCCGGGCATTGATACGGAAAGTATGCGCTGGTCAACGGATACTATTACCAGCCATCAGGATATTGTTCCGACATTTATGAAAAATTATCTTGGTGTCAGCAGTCCTATCAATGACTACTCAGTTGGTGAAGACTTACTATCGGAACCGGTTAACCGAGACTGGATTATCTCCTCAAATTATGGCGGTTATGCCGTTGTGACTGATCGTTCCATATTAGAAGTGAAGATGAGCGGAACATATCAACTGGTGGATAAAACCAATCGTGAGCTAAAAGGTGAAGAGATAAATTATAAACACCTGAACGGTGCTCTTGAGCAGGTGAGTCGGTTTAATAAGTAA
- a CDS encoding glycosyltransferase family 9 protein, with product MQKILVVRNDKIGDFMLAWPSFAMLKQSLPESHITALVPKYTAELANQCPWIDEVIIDPTEKAGKSEYNDLLNKIKAAKFDAAINLFSTTYNALLVWRAKIPFRLAPATKLAQVFYNCRIKQRRSLSQKPEFEYNLDLIRAFLTKHKVPVVEPSVPYMSFEDEALSAQKTKLSETLELDLSLPWLFIHSGTGGSSNSLSVQQYRDLVLGLDGKFEVVLTAGPGEEETAHKLASLIKEGNRKCCVYDENDGLIDFSRSLACADLFIAGSTGPLHISAALNVATVGFFPAKRSSTPLRWQPINSTERHIAFTPVGGKNKQEQSDMTSINIESVLAELNPWASQYLS from the coding sequence ATGCAGAAGATACTGGTTGTTCGAAACGATAAAATAGGTGACTTTATGTTGGCATGGCCTAGCTTTGCCATGTTGAAGCAATCTTTGCCTGAAAGCCATATTACCGCCTTAGTTCCGAAGTATACTGCTGAATTAGCGAATCAGTGCCCTTGGATTGACGAGGTTATTATTGATCCGACAGAGAAGGCAGGTAAATCTGAATACAATGATTTGCTGAATAAGATAAAAGCAGCAAAGTTTGATGCTGCAATCAACCTTTTTTCAACTACTTATAATGCGCTGCTGGTCTGGCGAGCTAAGATTCCATTCAGGTTGGCTCCGGCAACGAAATTAGCTCAGGTTTTCTATAACTGCAGAATTAAACAAAGGCGCTCTTTATCTCAGAAACCAGAATTTGAGTATAACCTTGACCTAATCCGGGCTTTCTTAACTAAACATAAAGTGCCAGTGGTGGAGCCTTCTGTTCCCTATATGAGCTTTGAAGATGAAGCTTTATCAGCACAGAAAACAAAGCTGTCAGAAACCCTTGAGCTTGACCTTTCACTGCCATGGCTGTTTATACATTCCGGTACAGGAGGTTCATCTAACTCTCTAAGTGTGCAGCAGTATCGGGATCTTGTGTTAGGTTTGGACGGAAAGTTTGAAGTGGTGTTAACTGCCGGGCCGGGTGAAGAAGAGACAGCTCATAAGTTAGCTTCTTTGATTAAGGAAGGGAATCGCAAATGTTGTGTTTATGATGAGAATGATGGGCTTATCGATTTCTCACGTTCGCTTGCGTGTGCAGACCTATTTATTGCTGGTTCAACAGGGCCGCTGCATATTTCTGCTGCTTTAAATGTTGCAACGGTAGGCTTCTTTCCTGCAAAGCGTTCATCAACCCCTTTACGTTGGCAGCCTATAAATTCAACTGAAAGGCATATCGCTTTTACTCCGGTTGGCGGGAAAAATAAACAAGAGCAAAGCGATATGACCAGTATCAATATAGAGTCTGTGTTAGCAGAGCTTAATCCCTGGGCTTCTCAGTATCTGTCCTGA
- a CDS encoding UDP-N-acetylglucosamine 4,6-dehydratase — MNAYLPLIGRTQALFDKDISSHRQELSDVVSQSRFLVLGGAGSIGQAVTKEIFKRNPKKLHVVDISENNMVELVRDIRSSFGYIDGDFQTFALDIGSVEYDAFIKADGQFDYVLNLSALKHVRSEKDPYTLMRMIDVNVFNTDKTIQQSIDAGVKKYFCVSTDKAANPVNMMGASKRIMEMFLMRKSEQISISTARFANVAFSDGSLLHGFNQRLQKNQPIVAPNDIKRYFVTPQESGELCLMSCIFGENRDIFFPKLSEALHLISFADIAVKYLKQRGYEPYLCQTEDEARQLAHTLPEQGKWPCLFTSSDTTGEKDFEEFFTESETLDMNRFENLGIIKNEPLYQQELLILFEQTISEMKHNREWSKEQIVKLFFTMIPDFGHKETGKYLDSKM, encoded by the coding sequence ATGAATGCATACTTACCGTTAATCGGACGAACTCAGGCTTTGTTTGATAAAGATATTTCAAGTCATCGTCAGGAGCTTTCTGATGTTGTTTCACAGTCCCGCTTCCTTGTTCTGGGAGGTGCTGGCTCAATCGGTCAGGCTGTGACCAAAGAGATCTTCAAAAGAAACCCTAAAAAGCTTCATGTTGTTGATATTAGTGAAAACAACATGGTTGAGCTGGTGAGAGATATCCGTAGCTCATTTGGTTATATTGATGGTGATTTTCAGACTTTTGCCCTTGATATTGGTTCGGTTGAATATGATGCATTTATTAAAGCGGATGGTCAGTTTGACTATGTGCTGAACTTATCTGCACTGAAGCACGTTCGTAGTGAGAAAGATCCGTATACTTTAATGCGTATGATTGATGTCAATGTGTTTAATACGGATAAAACCATTCAGCAATCTATTGATGCCGGAGTGAAAAAATACTTCTGTGTTTCCACAGATAAGGCTGCAAACCCTGTAAATATGATGGGGGCATCAAAGCGTATTATGGAGATGTTCTTAATGCGCAAGAGTGAACAGATCAGCATCTCGACCGCTCGTTTTGCAAATGTTGCTTTCTCAGACGGTTCTTTGCTGCACGGATTCAATCAACGTCTGCAAAAAAATCAGCCAATAGTCGCTCCGAATGATATTAAGCGTTATTTTGTAACCCCTCAGGAATCGGGAGAACTGTGCCTGATGTCTTGTATCTTTGGTGAAAACAGAGATATCTTCTTTCCTAAACTGAGTGAAGCTCTTCACCTGATTTCATTTGCTGATATTGCCGTGAAATATCTTAAGCAACGCGGTTATGAACCTTATCTTTGCCAGACAGAAGATGAGGCTCGTCAGTTAGCTCATACATTGCCGGAGCAGGGTAAGTGGCCTTGTCTGTTTACCTCCAGCGATACAACCGGTGAAAAAGATTTTGAAGAATTTTTTACTGAAAGTGAAACTCTGGATATGAACCGGTTTGAGAATCTGGGCATTATCAAGAATGAGCCCCTATATCAGCAGGAGCTGTTAATACTTTTTGAGCAGACTATTTCTGAGATGAAGCACAACAGAGAGTGGAGTAAAGAGCAGATCGTTAAGCTATTCTTTACCATGATACCGGACTTTGGACACAAAGAGACGGGTAAATATCTTGATAGCAAGATGTAA
- a CDS encoding LegC family aminotransferase has translation MNPNHLNEFVRDIYKTKDFIPLHAPKFDGNEKAYVTETIDSTFVSSVGKFVDEFEHRIEAFTGSKKAVATVNGTAALHAALYLAGVKPGDLVITQALTFVATCNALYHMGAEPLFIDISPVSLGLCPKAVDGYLEENAQLTNDGCIHKVTKQRIKAVVPMHTFGHPVELDELVAVCRKWQITLVEDAAESLGSFYKGKHTGTLGDFSAISFNGNKIITTGGGGMVLCRDAELGKRAKHITTTAKVPHPFEFYHDEAGFNYRMPNLNAALGCAQMETLDLYLQQKRVLALRYQIFFADSEFHFVTEPEYAKSNYWLNAVICPDSQSRDALLEQTNDAGVMTRPIWKLMHRLPMFKECLRGDLAQSEIIESRLVNIPSSPVQITE, from the coding sequence GTGAACCCTAATCATTTAAATGAGTTCGTTCGTGATATCTATAAAACGAAGGACTTTATTCCTCTGCATGCTCCTAAGTTTGACGGTAATGAAAAAGCCTATGTAACGGAAACTATAGACAGTACTTTTGTTTCAAGTGTAGGTAAATTTGTTGATGAGTTTGAGCACAGAATAGAAGCCTTTACCGGTAGTAAAAAAGCCGTTGCAACAGTGAATGGAACGGCGGCTCTTCATGCTGCACTCTATCTGGCTGGTGTTAAGCCGGGAGATCTGGTTATTACACAAGCTCTTACTTTTGTTGCCACCTGTAATGCCCTTTATCATATGGGGGCTGAACCGTTATTTATTGATATCTCTCCGGTGAGTCTGGGCCTTTGCCCCAAAGCGGTTGATGGTTATCTGGAGGAGAATGCTCAGTTAACGAATGACGGCTGTATTCATAAAGTGACTAAGCAGCGAATAAAAGCAGTTGTGCCAATGCATACCTTTGGCCACCCTGTTGAGTTGGATGAGTTAGTTGCAGTTTGTCGAAAGTGGCAGATAACTCTGGTAGAAGATGCAGCTGAGAGCCTTGGTTCTTTCTATAAGGGAAAACATACTGGCACGCTGGGTGATTTTTCCGCTATTAGTTTTAATGGCAATAAAATTATTACCACCGGTGGTGGCGGTATGGTTCTTTGCCGTGACGCAGAGCTGGGTAAAAGAGCGAAACATATCACCACAACGGCCAAGGTTCCTCATCCGTTTGAGTTTTATCATGATGAAGCGGGTTTCAACTATCGTATGCCTAACCTGAATGCCGCTTTAGGTTGTGCCCAGATGGAAACACTAGATTTGTATCTGCAGCAAAAAAGAGTGCTGGCGTTACGCTACCAGATTTTCTTCGCTGATTCCGAGTTCCATTTTGTAACTGAACCGGAATATGCCAAATCAAACTATTGGTTGAATGCTGTGATATGTCCTGACAGCCAAAGTAGGGATGCCTTGCTAGAACAAACTAATGATGCAGGAGTTATGACACGCCCAATCTGGAAATTGATGCATCGTTTACCAATGTTTAAAGAGTGTCTGAGAGGAGACTTAGCCCAATCAGAGATTATTGAGTCCCGGCTGGTCAATATTCCAAGTTCACCAGTGCAAATTACAGAGTAA